Genomic DNA from Brassica rapa cultivar Chiifu-401-42 chromosome A04, CAAS_Brap_v3.01, whole genome shotgun sequence:
CActtattgattttataaatttggAATGAAAAAATGGTACATAACGCTTAAGCAGAGTTGGATGTCATAACTTCGTCGTGTAAAATGAAGATTAtcttcattatatatataaaatattttatctaaGAGTAAACACATTTCGGCCAAGATATCTCCAGACATCGATCTTAGATATTACAGAATCAAAAGTTCCATACTTCTATAAATAGTTCTcatcatatataattttttcgGTGAGTAGCTAAGATTTCAAACATAGTTCTTCTAGCTGGGTATGGATCAACTCGGCGTAAGCAACTTGGATATATTGTTACGCATATGCTATGATTTTCAGAACTATTTTATAGGTTAATTATTCAAATGCTGAATCGTATAACTCTGCGcgcttatattttatttttccaaatAACACGTATAACTTGTGTGTTGTTTTGTAAGCTTTTCCAGTATGTTCCtaccatatatatacaaatcatATGAAAACGGAAATTTGTATAACTATTGCGTGTATGTAACACATGGCATGAGAACAAGAAGGGATGTAAAAGGGCGAGAACTCCTGCTTCAAGCAACAACCTACTCAATTTTAATAGTAGACATCTCACTAGAAAAATATACCAAAAAGgtggaaaggaaaaaaaaaaactattaaacgAAACAAATATTTCAGAGAAATAAAAGGAAGCACTTATACCTACGACTTCTGGTGGTTTAACGCCAACCATTCATGTACAGccaatcccttatatattaattgaggaacatttgaaaagatgtaacctcaattttgtattaattaaaagaggccccaatgcataggtggcactcaattagatagtcaattacattcaattgaaaataaagtaggtccacattcgatttttatatgttgttaaatacataagttggtcaaactatatgatataatgatatgatatgctattttctttccttaaataaaacctacggaattaccataaatgactaatatatatatgacaattaatgattttaatgataaagatttgataacaatttatatctcctccatcattttttgtttaattttatattattaaaataaattaaacaatcaaattagctataaaagtaaaatttagattttttcgtatatgttatattttaaatttttaaaaacgacaataaatgactaaaactattaaaattattatgttaaaaattaatgatcaatggtttaacatttttattataagaagatacacatgattaaaaccatatgagtaaaaaatatcatttaataataaactaaatatatatatatatatatagattaaacactatataccataagataacataaatattttaatattaaaactttcaatgaattttcaagaacatttataaattataaacttattaaagatttcagattgaaaattttgttatcgatgatttaaatattttgtaataaaacgatatgaatgatcatagaaccgtatgattataaattcttatttaataaataactatataaaatatactattcttagaaaaataggttgatccatcttaacttatattacactttttattaaactaactatcgaattgataaataacgtaccaaaaaatattttgcactttccttaaataaaagctacgaaattacctaatatgattaacatatatgtgaaaattaattattatgaataataaatatttgataacactTTTGCGTATcttagttatatttttaaattttatattattaaaagatattaaaaatcacattaaatatataataaaaacatttacattttttcttatatgttatattttaaatttttcaaaacgtctataaattattagaaatttgaagatcccactctgaaaattttgtgatcaatagattatttttttgtcataataagttacaaatgatcataaaattgtattaatatgaacttttatttaatattataagaagatacacatgattttaaaaccatatgagtaaaaaatatcatttaataataaaacatatatatatatatttatagattaaactatataccataagattacataaatattttaatattaaaactttcaatgaattttcaaaacatttataaattataaacttattaaagatttcacattgaaaattttgttatcgatgatttaaatattcagttataaaacgatatgaatgatcatagaaatgtatgattataaattctcatttaataaatgactatataaaatatactattcttagaaaaatagattggtctatcttaacttacattatattttttattaaactaactatcgaattgataaataatctaccaaaatttttttttgcactttccttaattagaagctacgaaattacctaatatgattaacgtatatatgaaaattaattattatgaataataaatatttgataacaattttggtatcttagttcttttttttttaattttatattattgaaagatattcaaaaatcacattaaatatataataaaaatatttatattttttcttatatgttatattttgaatttttcaaaacgtttatatattattagaaatttgaagatttccactctgaaaattttgtgatcaatagattattttttttgttataataagttacaaatgatcataaaaatataacacatatgaatttttatttaataaatattcaaactaaataatatatatatatataaattctaatgatttaaagcaacaagattggctgatcaatttagtcgtccagctgaaatctttcaaaaatatgtgaaagactaaagtcaaagcaaatatggatttagaatagtagttatattttactaaccgaaataccgaaaaaaaaccgaactgaaccaaaaccaacccgatatctggattgaacacccctaatccaaatgaaaccaaactattgtttcattctccaaaatataataaaaataataacttaattctgcgcaaggcgcgggtcttatcctagtggGCTTATGATTTAAGAGACTGTTATAAAGAACatgtaatataaatttttaaaatccatTTAATTTTTGACTAGTTCTCTATTATATATTCATCAAGCAAGGTTTTATTCTAAAAACTTGTCTCAACCACAGAAATaggtttattaataaaaattgaagaGAAGACTATAATGCGTGAGAAAAGCAATATAGACCTCTTTCGTTGCTTCAAAATATAAACTCTAGATATCAAGAGTAAGAGTAAGACGTAAGGAACTTATATTCCCTTCTCCCTtttatagaaaaagaaaaagatttcaTTTGCTTTTCAGATTAGAATATTGGAATAGTGAATCTATTTCATATGGACCATATATTTCAATTTACTTCAATCGACCGATGTTTTAAACACTTATGTAACTCGTAAACTTGTATGATGAAAAATAAGTGCAAACGATTTGCTCATTGCACACTAGTCATCGATGGTACTCAAAACCCGTGACAATACTTTATTCAGaaactattttaatttatttcttatccgtagaataagACATCCAGCCAATGACAGGCCAAAACACTCATCTCCAATGATTAGAAAAATCAATATTAGCCCAAGATATACGTGTACTCTGGGAAATCGACcaattcctacatcaacaaggaccaacggtcccgatcagtacataaacatgttacctgtgcgaaaacatacatcaactactAGAAAGTTTAATTTTCATACGCAAACtttcaaaatttagttttatcatACATTGACTTAATTTCCGTTAGTCAAACGTTGAGCTGTCGTTAACCAGTAACAGAAAATCGGctaattcctacatcaacagtgatcaatggtccagatcaatACATAAACACTTCACCTGtacaaaaacatacatcaactaatacaaaatttaaattcaatacATGAACTTTCGAAATCTGTTTTTAACATACACTAAAGCTTGACATGCGCGTCCGTGCGGATAtttgttgttaatttttttataaattgtttagtgacattcctaaatatataaatttttgttaattattatgttCCTATACATAAAAACCAAAGCCATCTGGATCTGAAAGACCCTATTCGAATCtcacccaaaattttataatacccGAACAAAGCATAAttttaaaacctaaaaaaatttgatatcCGAAAGAACCAATCCATACCCAACCGTATACTTGATATCCATATCTTAATGAAGTAGTTAAGaagtataaaaaaatgtaaaagatataataaaacacTTAAAAATAGGTAAGttctgttttatatttttataagacaTGCTGtcaaattatttgaaaaaaatgcaATTAATAAAGTAGTTAAGTTGAGTGAAAATAAGGAAAGAAAAGATGTAATAAATCTGTTGAAAATAgtgttagttttattttgtaattaaatttaataaaatagatttaccTAATTTCCACTAGTCAAATAATACCGAAAATAAATGGTATGTCATGTATTGATTAAGTAAAgttttttattgtattatgtGATAATTAAACCATAGTACGTAGTAATTGATAGAGAGAAATGAAAATGTTTAGCTTATCGAAGaaattctcttttctctttgttcaattttgtcttctttcatttttttggtGTTAGTGTTTTCTGTTGTCGTAAAAGttgaagaaaaaattaaagagaaaaactaactaataaattacacacaaaaaaaaatcgtttgacatacatgatttatttttctcattcaaTTACCGCGTAATACAGTTTAATTACCACATAATACATTAAAAACCTTACTTAATCAATACGTGACAGACAATTTATCTTCGATATTATTTGACTAGTTGAAGTTAGGTAAATATCAAGCTTTAGCGTATGTTAAAACCAGATTTCAAAAGTTCATGTAttgaatttgaattttgtattagttgatgtatgtttttgcaCAAGTAAAGTGTTTATGTATTGATATGTATCATTGGTCCCTGTTGTTGTAGGAATTAGCCGGTTTTCTATTACCGGTTAACGACAACTCAACGTTTGACTAACGGAAATTAGGTCAATGTATGATAAAACCAAATTTTGAAAGTTCatgtatgaaaattaaattttgtactagttgatgtatgttttcgcacaggtaacatgtttatgtactgatcgggaccgttgatccttgttgatgtaggaattagCCGATTTCCCCGTGTACTCTCTTTAGGTGTCaatgtagattttttttgtccaaTTAATGTagatattgttttaatattttcaacGTAATTTAATAATGAAGTAAATATGATACTTTATtaattctctttaaaaacagaAAGATCTTGAATTTCTGTTTTGCAATGTTATGATTTACTTAAGTTTAATTAGTATAGTAGGAATCTCTATCAGCATAATCATCCCACGCCCTTGCGACCGGATTCCCAAGTTAAAACTTGATGGTCATGGACCTCGTGGTTCTATCTAGATTTCTACGAGGATCAAATTTGATTTCCTTGATTCTACtgagtttgggaataggagagtCATGGACATCTCTTTTCATAGGAGTGTTTCTACCTTTAATGGGTTTAGTTTCCACCTTTTTATCAGTGTAAATGTTCATCATGGTGAAACTTTTCTAACTTTATGGTTTTCCTATTTTTGATATGTGTTTGATCAATGGATCTAATACTCAAAATTttcaacatatattttttaacttcttttattttcaacaTATATTTTATGGTTTTCAGATTTATAGTGTCACCTGCCGACAAAAAAAAGTAGAAGAATACAAAGACAATGCTGGAACACGTGCAAAATCTAATTTCAATATTCTTTCGGGTACTAGTAGTCCCAATCTTGTTggtacaatttttttaatttatgttcattataaatcaaataaagaaAGGAAGAAAATCGGTTATCCCATCATTTTCGAATTCCTTGTTAATATCATAAGAGTAGCTAAAATTTGTACATATGAATACATACTGCCCTACAAGTAAATGGTTTCGACTGATTAATTTCAAGCTCAATTCATGACTGGTTACAAAGTGACAAATAAGCCCAACAAACTTAGCAGAGATCCAGTTTATCTATATACACATTGGGCCCGTTTATTATTTATTGGAGACCGTGCTCTATGCCGATGATAGCCCCGACACTATCACTTAATAGTTTCCACAATTATAAAATCAACAAACACCAATTTCAGCTAAAAGTCCACACAACAAGCAAACCACTTTATTCGATTCTGATAAAAGTCCTCAGTGCAATCTCCTTATTTTAGATCTATCTTGGGCATCACAAAACGTTTCAGGACATAGAAGAACACTATCTGAGAGAAAGCATAAGCTTAAGCCAAGTAACGTTTCATCCACGAAGTGAAGCGAGACCAAGCAAGCTCCACCGCAGCTTCATCTTCATCAGAAAGCCCCATGCTTTTCCTCCTGCTCACTCCTTCAGGACTCCTGTTCAAGAACGCGTGCCCGTTCCCCTCGTAGATATGAACCTCGTGCGCCACCCCAGACGCTTTCAGCTTCTCTTCAAGACTCTTCGCCGCCTGCACAAAACACCCTCAgctaaaaactttccaaacaaCTCAAGAAAATAACTAACTCAAACCCTTACCGTGACATCAGAGAAACCGACAAAGTTATCAAGCTCCCCAAAATGAGCCTGGACAGGCGCCTTGGCTTGCGCCGGATCCGCAAGCTCGGAGGAAGGAGTGCCATAGAAGCCAACAACAGTGTCAACCTCAGGAACCAAAACAGAGCTAGCTATAGCTAATGCACCTCCCATACACATCCCAGTCACACCAACCTTCTTGGATCCATTAGCTTTAAGCCAGTTAACAGAAGCGCGGATGTCTTTAACAGCTCCTTGCCAGTCAAGTCCATCCATAAGATGCTGCGCCTCCGCAGTATCAAGCCCAACCTTTCCTCGATACAAGCTACACGATGATGAGAAGAAGAGACTCAAGTTTGTATTTATACATATGGTTTAGTAAAAGTAAGCTAAACCAACGGTTAAGCAAAATGAAACATAACCAAAGTACAATCTAATTAAACCGGGTATTGGAATACATATGAACTCACTCGGGTATGAGAGCTTTGAAGCCAGTGTCGAGTTTCGAGATTTTGACGGCGTGGTTCTTGATCTCGAAGTCAACACCCCACCATTCTTGAATCACGACGATTCCAGGTGCGTCGTCTTTTCCGACCACATACGCATCAAATGTCTGAACAACATATCACATAAAGGATACGatcagaccaaaaaaaaaaaagctcatggaaagagagagagagaagaggagaagcttACGGTGTCGTCTCTTTGGATTTGGATTTTCTTGAAAGCGGAATCGGCCATTGATCTGATTGATGAACGATAAAACGAAGGAATCGAAGATCTACGGAGAGACGAAGAGAcgaagaggaggagaagaagaatctggaagatgaagatgatacACTAACTTTTCAGGGTCagcccaaaaggcctcgtaatGGGTATTATGAATATATGGGCCCATAATGATTTTATGGGCCTTTAGGTCCAGTTGATTATAATGtcattttttcttcaaaaataaatcCATGAAGATAAATACGTTGATGATACTAGCCGTGTATATGATGGATTCGTGAGTGTAAAGAAATGGATGGTGGACATCACCTCCTAATCTACGGACTTGTCTCTTCTGTGTTTTGGATTGTATCAGTTtgtctattttaattttactcCCAATTATAAGGTGAAGTCCACATGAATACAAAGTTTTATCATTGTATGCGTTTTAACAATCACAACTTATTGGATTTCGTTTTTGGACATTCTTGGTTTCTTGATTGTACGAAACTGACTCAATAATCAGGGCCAGTCGTGAGTTTTGCATTAAGGAGTCCATGTGACGGCTCCACGGACCACCATCTTACACCAATAGTACCAAATCTTCACGCAAACAAACCCTCAACGATGTGACGCCTCTTCTTGTTTTCTTGTGTCCACATCATTAATGTTATACACTGATTTGTCTGATTCTTGCTAAATCATTCAACCATTAAATCTAgacctacaaaaaaaaatctcagaaAACATCATAAGAAAATCACATTATACAGcataaaaatcacaaaataacATGTGTTAGATagcagaaaaaaaattatattacttGCCAATAATAACTCTAATGTAAACAAATACTTTAACTAAAATATTTGTTATCCCAAACCCTAATTCTTTAACCTTCACAACGAAACCATTATCcctaaaaactaaaacttaaaTTAGGGTGTCTAATAGATGGTTAATCTAACTATCTAAGTCATATTATAGAAGCAGAGAAGTGAGATCAGAGCATGTGTCGAAGGACAAAGCCGCTAAACAAATCCGGAAAAATGAGAGTCCATCACGTATGTGTTTGTGTTTCCATTCCTAAACCGCCCATGATGGAACCATTACTTGTCGTTAAACTTCGTTTTCTTactaataaattttcaaaattcaattgattttttcttttgttacaatGATAATAACAACCATTACGTGACTTCATTTTCTTTCTGCGACAACTACTCATCCATTATTCAATCACCACAAAATCAAACGGAATAAAAAGACAACTTTATCGTCATCCTAATCTGAATCTGACCACACAAAAAAACCACAAAGATATACGCTTCTTTCAGAAGTTCAtaacttaattatatatactgTTTTATTTATGAATTGGTTATTTATATGACATGACTCACACCACACAAAGGGTTCACTAAATCTCGATGATAGTAACGACTAGTTTTTGCTTTGTCCATTTTCTGTTAAtagttttaacaaaaaaatccaCTCAAGTTAACCTGATCTTCTCATGcacaactcttttttttttctgttgtaTGTACATAGTTAAGCTAGTATATATAACGCACTACTTTACTCTAATCCTTTAGAAACATATCCAAAAAAACGCAAGAAGTTAAAGCTCATAAGAAGGCTCCTCCCATGGCGGATAAAAGTTCTTCACTTCCTCCTCTTTGCGAAAGGATCTCATACAAAAGCCGTTCTCTAAGAGCTGTGGATCTCACGATTCTCGGgcttctcttttctcttctaTTGTATCGAATTCGACATATGAGCCAAAACGACACCGTTTGGGTCGTGGCTTTCCTATGTGAATGTTGTTTCACTTTCATATGGCTGCTTATTACTTGCACAAAATGGAGTCCTGCTGAACATAAACCATATCTAGATAGACTTGATGAAAGGTACCGTTTTACTTATACCTgcaaacaattatatatataacaagcaTATCATCATATCATCTTAGTATATTTgcatatcattttaattttaaaggGCATGTCAAAGccgttctattttttttcttaacttgaGTTTATCATGTCTGGTATAAAACACAAAATTACGCGACTGATGAACGTGAGAAGCCTTTAAAAGAAATACATAAACGTgagagaaatttttttgaacGTAAGAGAATtatgagatttgttttttctttttgtattgtGAATAGATTGGTTATTTTCTATAACTATATTAGGTCACACATAATTCTATTCATTATTGAATGAAAGTATTTTAACAATTCCAACCTCATGTCATAAATTCCTATACATTATATACACCCGTAaaacattatatttatatacatatacatttaagtttatagaatataaaattattagaattGGGATTAGTACATGTTAGGTCAAACAACATATTTGTTTAGTTTTTAGAATGGCTCTCTTTTAATACTACAAATcacaaatcaaatattttattcaaatttatgTACTATTAAAGCGTATatcattttttctaaaaatatatcaGCAGAATTATATAGGTTTTTATAGGGCAAACCATTATCTAATCAGTGGATTAATGATGGCTTTTGAGTTTGTACCAAATTTTATCAGATTTTAGTTATCACGTTTTAACTAAATCCAAACCGGATTATACATAGATCACTGAAATTACCTATTTGACTAATGGGCTGGGTCGTGTACAATAACACTgataaaaattattaacaaccaaaaaaatctataataagtAAATCTTATGTCTCATCAgctcaaaaattttaatttttataaaatatacacCAAATATGAAGATGACTTTGAAAAGAAAAGTGTCCataaaaatctcaaataaactaattgataaattatataattttaaacaataaatcATTTTCTTTTCTGATATAATACAACTTTGTAACTTATTAATGTACATCAAAACCatgatattaatttatatcTAACATtgttattatagaaaaaaacccgtcaaaatctagtaatcttattatatttgtatatagttCTAGGGTTGTAATTAACTCCTACCATGCTCTAATTTTACTTTTGATCGTATAGTGAACATTTCCACAACAAAGCTGTAATGAAATAacctaataattatttatatcagGGTTCATGAGCTTCCATCGGTAGATATGTTCGTAACCACGGCGGATCCGGTTCGCGAGCCACCGATTCTTGTCGTGAACACCGTGCTTTCGCTGTTAGCTGTGAATTATCCGGCGAATAAACTAGCATGTTATGTTTCAGACGATGGATGCTCAGCTCTCACTTACTTCTCTCTCAAGGAAGCTTCTAAGTTCGCCAAGATTTGGGTTCCTTTCTGCAAGAAATACAACGTTAGAGTTAGAGCtccttttagatattttttgaaCCCTGTAGACGCAAAAGAGGATTCAGAATTCAGTAGGGATTGGGAAATGACAAAGGTAACTAAAGAGCCATGCTATGTTTTTATGTGTACTTTAACTTCTCATGTTTTACCTTTCTTGAAATTATATCTTTGTTGTTGTAACAATATATAGAGGGAGTACGAGAAGTTAGTGCAGAAAGTGGAAGACGCCACCGGAAATTCTTATTGGTTGGATGCTGGCGATGATTTTGAAGCTTTGTCAAACAAAAAACCAAGTGACCATTCAACTATAGTGAAGGTATTTCTACAAGCTATTTAAGTTTACAAAAgatctaatataatatatactaatatttacTTACATAGCAAAAGGTTAAAGTCAACTTGGACTAGGCGATGTATCTTTGTAGAGTGTTCTTTTTTTCTGGGTTGGACTAATCAATCTAGGATGTTCGTTCTAATATAATGTATAGTTGACAAAAAGATTAATTATAAGATTAGATGTAGCTGAAATTGTGGTTGTgtgtttgaaaggtgatatGGGAGAACGAGGAAGGTGTGGGAGACGAGAAAGAGGTCCCTCATTTTGTTTACATTTCAAGAGAGAAAAAACCGAATTACCTTCATCATTACAAAGCTGGAGCCATGAACTTTTT
This window encodes:
- the LOC103865204 gene encoding protein usf, whose product is MADSAFKKIQIQRDDTTFDAYVVGKDDAPGIVVIQEWWGVDFEIKNHAVKISKLDTGFKALIPDLYRGKVGLDTAEAQHLMDGLDWQGAVKDIRASVNWLKANGSKKVGVTGMCMGGALAIASSVLVPEVDTVVGFYGTPSSELADPAQAKAPVQAHFGELDNFVGFSDVTAAKSLEEKLKASGVAHEVHIYEGNGHAFLNRSPEGVSRRKSMGLSDEDEAAVELAWSRFTSWMKRYLA
- the LOC103865205 gene encoding cellulose synthase-like protein B3 isoform X2, giving the protein MADKSSSLPPLCERISYKSRSLRAVDLTILGLLFSLLLYRIRHMSQNDTVWVVAFLCECCFTFIWLLITCTKWSPAEHKPYLDRLDERVHELPSVDMFVTTADPVREPPILVVNTVLSLLAVNYPANKLACYVSDDGCSALTYFSLKEASKFAKIWVPFCKKYNVRVRAPFRYFLNPVDAKEDSEFSRDWEMTKREYEKLVQKVEDATGNSYWLDAGDDFEALSNKKPSDHSTIVKVIWENEEGVGDEKEVPHFVYISREKKPNYLHHYKAGAMNFLVRVSGLMTNAPYMLNVDCDMYANEADVVRQAMCIFMEGSMNPNHCAFVQFPQKFYDSNSDEIVVLQSYVGRGFAGIQGPVYAGSGCFHTRRVMYGLSVDDLEEDRNLSSVATRKLLAAERLERDFGKSKEMVKSVVDALQRKSNPQDTLINSSEPAQAVGHCHYEYQTSWGKTVGWLYDSTTEDAHTSIGIHSRGWTSSYISPEPPAFLGCMPPGGPEAMLQQRRWATGLLEILFTKQNPLNGSQFLSSFIVSCLLIVYSTVLPYFPR